Proteins from a genomic interval of Paenibacillus lentus:
- a CDS encoding UDP-N-acetylglucosamine 1-carboxyvinyltransferase produces the protein MEKLMIHGGRPLRGTVQISGAKNSAIALLPAAILAESEVALDNLPHLSDVAVYTEILEELGAKVTWTNGQIKIDPSQIRSIPMPNGPVKKLRASYYMMGAMLGRFGEATIGLPGGCNFEPRPIDQHIKGFEALGATVTNEHGSIHLKAKELRGAKIYLDVCSVGATINIMLAAARAKGSTIIENAAKEPEIIDVATLLNSMGASIKGAGTETIRIEGVKEMSGCRHSIIPDRIQAGTYMIAAAATRGDMIIDGVIPKHLEALTAKLIEMGVTVEEIDESIRVLGAPRYEHIDVKALIYPGFPTDMQSPMTSLLTQAEGVSVLSDFVYSNRFKHVPELVRMGAKIRVEGRSAIIEGGELNAAKVKATDLRAGAALVIAGLTVKEGITEVSGVELIDRGYDNLVTNLRSLGADVWRQAE, from the coding sequence ATGGAAAAGTTAATGATTCATGGCGGACGACCGCTAAGGGGAACCGTCCAAATCAGCGGAGCCAAGAACAGCGCGATTGCGCTTCTTCCTGCCGCTATCTTAGCGGAATCGGAAGTAGCTCTGGATAATTTGCCGCATCTTAGTGATGTGGCGGTGTATACGGAAATACTGGAGGAGCTTGGGGCGAAAGTGACCTGGACAAACGGACAGATCAAAATTGATCCTAGCCAGATCCGGTCTATTCCGATGCCTAATGGCCCCGTGAAGAAATTGCGCGCCTCTTATTATATGATGGGTGCCATGCTGGGGAGGTTTGGCGAGGCTACGATTGGACTGCCGGGGGGTTGTAATTTTGAACCCCGCCCGATTGATCAGCATATTAAGGGATTTGAAGCATTGGGAGCCACGGTAACGAATGAGCATGGTTCCATTCATCTTAAAGCCAAAGAGCTGCGAGGGGCGAAGATATATCTTGATGTTTGCAGCGTAGGGGCTACGATTAATATTATGCTGGCGGCTGCAAGAGCCAAAGGCTCCACAATTATTGAGAACGCGGCAAAAGAGCCTGAAATTATAGATGTTGCCACATTGCTGAACTCGATGGGTGCCAGCATTAAGGGCGCGGGAACCGAGACGATCCGGATTGAAGGGGTTAAGGAGATGAGCGGCTGCCGCCATTCGATTATCCCTGACCGGATTCAAGCAGGTACTTATATGATCGCTGCAGCTGCTACCCGCGGCGATATGATTATTGATGGGGTCATTCCAAAGCACCTTGAGGCGCTCACGGCGAAATTGATCGAAATGGGCGTCACGGTTGAAGAAATAGATGAGTCGATTCGCGTGCTTGGCGCGCCACGATATGAGCATATCGATGTGAAGGCTCTGATCTATCCTGGCTTTCCGACGGACATGCAGTCTCCGATGACCAGCCTGCTCACGCAAGCAGAAGGAGTCAGCGTATTAAGTGATTTTGTATACAGCAACAGGTTTAAACACGTACCGGAGCTTGTGCGTATGGGAGCGAAGATTCGTGTGGAAGGCCGTTCGGCTATCATTGAGGGCGGAGAGCTTAATGCCGCTAAGGTGAAAGCGACCGATCTTAGGGCTGGAGCGGCGCTCGTCATTGCTGGACTTACCGTCAAGGAAGGAATTACGGAAGTATCCGGTGTTGAATTGATCGATCGTGGATACGATAATCTTGTAACAAATTTGCGCTCGCTTGGTGCAGATGTGTGGCGTCAGGCAGAGTAA
- a CDS encoding CTP synthase — translation MAKYIFVTGGVVSSLGKGITAASLGRLLKNRGLKVTIQKFDPYINVDPGTMSPYQHGEVFVTDDGAETDLDLGHYERFIDINLSKNSNITTGKVYSSVIGKERRGEYLGGTVQVIPHITNEIKERVFVAGRETGSDVVITEIGGTVGDIESLPFLEAIRQIKSDVGRDNVMYIHVTLIPYIKAAGEVKTKPTQHSVKELRSIGIQPNVIVCRTEYELSEDMKAKIALFCDIDANAVVECRDADTLYEIPLNLQEEGLDEIVVNHLKLNAPAPDMSEWEKLVERINKLEKTVEIAIVGKYVALHDAYLSVVESLSHAGFDNNAEVKVRWVNAEDITPDNVAEQLKGVGGILVPGGFGDRGIEGKITTIRYAREHKVPFFGICLGMQVAVIEAARSLAGLEGANSSEINPATPHPVIDLLPEQKDIEDLGGTMRLGLYPCKLEPGSLAAQCYKADEVQERHRHRYEFNNNYREQLEAAGLRISGTSPDGRLVEIVELPEHPWFLAVQFHPEFTSRPNRPQPLFREFVKASITHNS, via the coding sequence GTGGCAAAATATATTTTCGTAACAGGCGGGGTTGTATCCTCTCTCGGAAAAGGGATTACGGCCGCTTCACTCGGTAGGCTGCTTAAAAATAGAGGTTTAAAGGTAACGATCCAGAAATTCGATCCTTACATCAACGTGGATCCGGGTACGATGAGTCCTTACCAGCATGGAGAAGTGTTCGTCACGGACGATGGGGCCGAGACAGACCTCGACCTTGGTCACTATGAACGCTTTATCGACATCAATCTATCCAAAAACAGCAACATTACGACAGGTAAAGTCTACTCCTCCGTCATCGGCAAGGAGCGCCGCGGGGAATACCTCGGCGGAACGGTTCAAGTTATTCCGCATATAACGAACGAAATCAAAGAGCGTGTATTCGTGGCTGGCCGCGAGACGGGATCGGATGTGGTCATTACGGAGATCGGCGGAACGGTGGGCGATATCGAGAGTTTGCCATTCCTAGAAGCGATCCGTCAAATCAAGAGCGATGTTGGCCGCGACAATGTCATGTACATTCACGTAACACTTATTCCATATATTAAGGCTGCCGGTGAAGTAAAAACGAAGCCGACCCAGCATAGCGTCAAAGAGCTTCGCAGCATCGGCATTCAGCCGAATGTGATCGTATGCCGCACGGAGTATGAGCTGTCCGAGGACATGAAGGCGAAAATCGCTCTCTTCTGCGATATCGATGCCAATGCGGTTGTAGAATGTCGCGATGCGGATACGTTGTATGAAATTCCTCTTAATCTTCAAGAGGAAGGTCTGGATGAAATCGTCGTTAATCATTTGAAACTAAATGCTCCGGCACCTGATATGAGTGAATGGGAAAAGCTTGTGGAGCGGATTAACAAGCTGGAGAAGACAGTTGAGATTGCGATTGTCGGTAAATACGTAGCGCTGCATGATGCGTATTTGAGTGTCGTTGAGTCGCTGTCCCATGCTGGGTTCGATAATAATGCCGAAGTGAAGGTGCGTTGGGTAAACGCGGAAGACATTACCCCCGATAACGTCGCTGAGCAATTGAAGGGCGTCGGAGGTATTCTTGTGCCTGGAGGGTTTGGAGATCGTGGCATCGAAGGCAAAATTACGACGATTCGTTATGCTCGTGAACATAAAGTTCCATTCTTTGGAATTTGTCTAGGTATGCAGGTGGCTGTGATTGAAGCTGCTCGTTCATTGGCAGGTTTGGAGGGTGCTAATAGCTCGGAAATTAATCCAGCTACTCCGCATCCAGTTATCGATCTTCTGCCTGAGCAAAAGGATATCGAGGATTTGGGTGGCACGATGCGTCTCGGCCTGTATCCGTGCAAGCTTGAACCGGGTTCTCTGGCAGCGCAATGCTACAAAGCTGATGAAGTACAAGAAAGACACCGTCATCGTTATGAATTCAACAATAACTATCGTGAACAGCTTGAGGCTGCAGGTCTTCGCATTTCAGGGACATCTCCGGATGGCCGCCTGGTCGAGATCGTTGAGCTTCCTGAGCATCCATGGTTCTTGGCCGTTCAATTCCATCCTGAATTTACATCGCGCCCGAACCGGCCACAGCCGTTATTCCGTGAGTTCGTTAAGGCTTCGATCACGCATAATTCCTAA
- the rho gene encoding transcription termination factor Rho, whose product MDLQIADLEEMKLTELYKLAKQYQIPYYGQLKKKELIFAILRAQAEQSGLMFMEGVLEILPEGYGFLRPINYLPSTEDIYISASQIRKFDLRTGDLVSGKCRTPKENERYFGLLQVNAVNGENPAIAAERLHFPALTPLYPQSKLVLETTPNHLSTRIMDVLAPVGLGQRGLIVAPPKAGKTLLLKEIANSISTNHPEIELFVLLIDERPEEVTDMQRSVKGEVIASTFDELPENHIKVAELVLQRALRLVEHKKDVVILLDSITRLARAYNLVVPPSGRTLSGGIDPAAFHRPKRFFGSARNVEEGGSLTILATALVDTGSRMDDIIYEEFKGTGNMELHLDRKLAERRIFPAIDIRRSGTRREEVLLTKEELDTIWSIRKNMNDSYDFVEGFLKKLRDSKTNAEFLASFDTSGNTSTSSSSNGVRRSPRSAASSGSGSGPGSGSGS is encoded by the coding sequence ATGGATTTACAAATTGCCGACTTGGAAGAAATGAAACTGACGGAGCTCTATAAGCTGGCGAAGCAGTATCAGATTCCTTATTACGGACAGCTTAAGAAGAAAGAACTGATCTTTGCGATCTTGAGAGCTCAGGCAGAACAGAGCGGCCTTATGTTTATGGAAGGCGTACTGGAAATACTGCCGGAAGGCTATGGTTTTCTTAGACCGATCAACTACTTGCCGAGTACTGAAGATATCTATATTTCAGCATCCCAAATACGTAAGTTTGATTTGAGAACAGGTGACCTGGTATCTGGCAAATGTAGAACGCCGAAAGAAAATGAACGATACTTCGGACTATTGCAAGTGAATGCCGTTAATGGAGAAAATCCGGCTATCGCAGCCGAACGCCTGCATTTCCCGGCATTAACACCTCTTTATCCGCAAAGCAAGCTCGTGCTTGAAACAACCCCTAACCATTTATCCACTCGTATTATGGATGTTCTAGCCCCTGTTGGACTTGGACAACGCGGTTTGATCGTAGCACCGCCTAAAGCGGGCAAGACGTTGCTGCTTAAGGAAATCGCCAACAGTATTTCTACTAATCATCCCGAGATTGAGCTATTTGTGTTACTTATCGATGAACGCCCTGAGGAAGTTACGGATATGCAGCGTTCGGTAAAGGGGGAAGTCATTGCTTCCACATTCGATGAGCTGCCGGAGAACCATATTAAGGTGGCTGAGCTTGTGCTGCAGCGTGCACTTCGTTTGGTAGAACATAAGAAAGACGTCGTCATCCTGTTGGATAGTATTACTCGTTTGGCTAGAGCATACAATCTTGTTGTTCCGCCTTCCGGCCGTACATTGAGCGGGGGGATCGACCCTGCTGCATTCCATCGCCCAAAGCGATTCTTTGGTTCGGCGCGGAATGTGGAGGAGGGCGGAAGTTTGACGATTCTGGCCACAGCCCTAGTAGACACGGGTTCTCGTATGGATGATATTATTTATGAAGAATTTAAAGGAACAGGTAACATGGAGCTGCACTTGGATCGAAAACTGGCCGAACGCCGAATTTTCCCAGCCATCGATATTCGCCGTTCCGGGACAAGACGGGAAGAAGTGCTCTTAACGAAAGAGGAGTTGGATACGATCTGGTCGATTCGCAAAAATATGAACGATTCCTATGATTTTGTAGAAGGCTTCTTAAAGAAACTACGCGACAGCAAGACGAATGCAGAGTTTCTGGCTTCCTTTGATACCTCTGGAAATACTTCAACATCCAGCAGTAGCAACGGTGTACGCCGTTCGCCGCGCTCCGCTGCTTCATCTGGATCAGGGTCAGGACCTGGATCAGGATCTGGGTCCTAA
- the rpoE gene encoding DNA-directed RNA polymerase subunit delta has product MSTPLNLKIDPEKVHEIPMVDLAFLILKAANTPYYYRDLMSEVAKIRNMSEEEINEAIAQLYTEINIDGRFACVGTNLWGLKRWYPIEKSEDPVANAKRPRIINDDDDDLEDEDFTDEEDSFTEEDEDFDAIDGEDQDELFSDEDDEEVDEVEDDSLLADEELDEDDESSDEEEEEFEDK; this is encoded by the coding sequence GTGAGTACCCCACTTAATTTGAAAATCGACCCGGAGAAAGTTCATGAAATTCCGATGGTTGACTTGGCCTTTTTGATTTTAAAAGCGGCGAATACACCGTATTATTACCGCGACCTGATGAGCGAGGTAGCTAAGATCCGCAATATGTCGGAGGAAGAGATTAATGAAGCTATTGCTCAATTGTATACGGAGATTAACATCGACGGACGATTTGCTTGCGTCGGCACCAACCTGTGGGGCTTGAAGCGCTGGTACCCGATTGAGAAGTCTGAGGATCCTGTGGCGAATGCGAAGCGTCCGCGCATCATTAACGATGACGACGACGACTTGGAGGATGAAGACTTTACCGACGAGGAAGACAGCTTCACTGAAGAGGACGAAGATTTTGACGCCATCGATGGAGAAGACCAAGATGAGCTGTTCTCGGACGAAGACGACGAAGAAGTCGATGAGGTTGAAGATGATTCGCTACTTGCTGACGAAGAGCTTGATGAAGACGATGAGAGCTCGGATGAGGAAGAAGAGGAATTCGAGGATAAATAA
- a CDS encoding radical SAM protein, translated as MYLVYADKQGQVYDHPSLYGLARSADMIVEILEDELIPLPEGATLVGLPSTRPVGMDPDTGEMMPVPGDVQAVGALLPQGFTRLCLPGYVKTDKEYKLPLFGYSAVVWKDGQFYVTARLSDDPEKWNPQNCDPLELKSQVKAFRTKYPDNRLYEHLSNCALGYECLTASNTFLNRWEGAVPVSYSCNAGCFGCISEQPDDSGFVAPQTRMNFRPRVEELVEIMLEHLKTPESIISFGQGCEGEPSTQAKLIIEAIHEVRRQTDMGYININTNAGLSDHIRGIVDAGLDLMRVSTISALDDHYNAYYRPRGYTLANVENSLRYASDQGVYTSINYLIFPGVTDREEEIEAMIEFARRTKLRLIQLRNLNIDPESYMELIPPAKGEIFGMKQAIEIFQQELPDVVIGSYTHVPPAELARVKLRG; from the coding sequence ATGTATTTAGTATATGCAGATAAACAAGGACAAGTCTATGATCACCCCTCGTTGTATGGCCTCGCTCGAAGCGCGGATATGATCGTTGAAATTTTAGAGGATGAACTGATTCCGTTACCGGAAGGGGCGACATTAGTAGGCCTGCCTTCAACAAGGCCGGTTGGAATGGATCCCGATACGGGTGAGATGATGCCCGTTCCAGGAGATGTGCAGGCTGTAGGGGCTTTGCTTCCGCAGGGCTTCACCCGACTTTGCCTCCCCGGTTATGTAAAGACGGATAAGGAATATAAACTCCCGTTGTTCGGATATTCTGCGGTGGTATGGAAGGATGGCCAATTTTATGTAACGGCACGGTTGTCCGATGACCCCGAGAAATGGAATCCACAAAACTGTGATCCGCTCGAGCTCAAAAGCCAGGTCAAGGCATTCAGAACAAAGTACCCTGATAACCGTTTGTACGAGCATTTATCCAATTGTGCCTTAGGTTATGAATGCCTAACTGCTTCGAATACCTTCCTGAATCGCTGGGAGGGAGCAGTTCCCGTCTCTTATTCCTGCAACGCGGGCTGCTTTGGTTGTATTTCGGAACAGCCGGATGATAGCGGGTTCGTTGCTCCACAGACGCGAATGAACTTCCGCCCCCGCGTGGAAGAGCTTGTTGAAATTATGCTGGAGCATTTGAAGACGCCGGAATCGATTATCAGCTTCGGGCAAGGCTGCGAAGGAGAACCTTCGACACAGGCCAAGCTGATCATTGAAGCGATTCACGAAGTCCGGCGCCAGACCGATATGGGGTATATCAACATCAATACGAATGCGGGGCTTAGTGACCATATTCGCGGTATAGTGGATGCTGGTCTTGATTTGATGCGCGTGAGCACGATTAGTGCGTTGGACGATCATTACAATGCTTACTACAGGCCGCGCGGGTACACTTTGGCAAATGTAGAGAACTCGCTCCGTTATGCTTCCGATCAAGGCGTATACACGTCGATTAACTATTTAATCTTCCCTGGTGTGACGGATCGGGAGGAGGAAATTGAAGCGATGATCGAATTTGCCCGGCGTACCAAGCTCCGCTTGATCCAGCTCCGCAATCTCAATATCGATCCTGAAAGTTATATGGAGCTTATTCCTCCGGCCAAAGGCGAAATTTTTGGTATGAAGCAGGCGATTGAGATATTCCAGCAAGAGCTGCCGGATGTTGTCATCGGCTCATATACTCATGTTCCACCTGCCGAGTTAGCGCGGGTAAAATTGCGGGGATAA
- the argS gene encoding arginine--tRNA ligase, which yields MTVNPLEQINQSVKEAILNAIAAADLAARDEVPAIVLEVPKDKAHGDLATNAAMQLTRIAKRNPRQIAEEILKHIDYEQAGVERAEIAGPGFINFFLSKSYLYPVLEQIYTQGENYGRVKLGEGKKVQVEFVSANPTGSLHLGHARGAAVGDALCNVLDYAGYEVTREYYINDAGNQVANLVKSIEARYLQELGQDVEMPEDGYHGEDIKGFAKELVAEKGDALLSLPPEEREAFLRKYGLEKELDKIKRDLNRFRVGFDVWFSETSLYVDGQVEKSLEELRSKGQTYELEGATWLKSTEYGDDKDRVLVKNDGTYTYLTPDIAYHRNKYDRGFDRMINIWGADHHGYIPRVKAAMQALGNDPDKLTVLIAQMVSLFQDGEKVKMSKRTGKAVTMVDLMDEVGVDAIRYFFTMRSMDSHLDFDMDLAISTSNENPVYYVQYAHARICSIFRQAEEQGIEIPAIQDVKLSKLTAEHEFDLLRKLGELPEEIGLAAENFAPHRLVRYLYELAALFHSYYKAERVITEDAEQTAARLALLGAVRTVLANVLKLIGVSAPERM from the coding sequence ATGACAGTTAATCCCTTAGAACAAATCAATCAGTCCGTGAAGGAAGCGATTCTTAACGCAATCGCGGCCGCAGATCTGGCAGCTCGCGATGAGGTGCCCGCTATTGTATTGGAAGTGCCGAAGGATAAAGCGCACGGAGATCTGGCAACGAATGCTGCCATGCAACTCACGCGCATTGCCAAGAGAAACCCTCGTCAAATCGCGGAGGAAATCTTGAAGCATATCGATTATGAGCAAGCAGGGGTTGAACGGGCAGAGATTGCGGGCCCGGGGTTTATTAACTTTTTTCTTAGCAAAAGTTATCTGTACCCTGTGTTGGAGCAGATTTATACCCAGGGTGAAAATTATGGCCGGGTGAAGCTTGGGGAAGGCAAGAAGGTGCAGGTCGAGTTCGTTAGCGCTAATCCAACGGGCAGTCTTCACTTAGGTCATGCGCGCGGGGCGGCGGTCGGAGACGCTTTGTGTAATGTGCTGGATTACGCCGGGTATGAGGTCACCCGGGAGTACTATATCAATGATGCCGGCAATCAGGTCGCTAATCTCGTGAAATCGATCGAGGCTAGATACTTACAGGAGCTGGGTCAAGACGTGGAAATGCCGGAAGACGGGTATCATGGCGAGGATATCAAGGGCTTCGCGAAGGAACTGGTTGCTGAGAAGGGTGACGCGCTCTTGTCCCTACCACCGGAGGAAAGAGAGGCATTCCTCCGCAAATACGGGTTGGAAAAAGAGCTAGATAAGATTAAACGCGATCTGAATCGGTTCCGGGTAGGCTTCGATGTGTGGTTTAGCGAGACTTCCCTGTATGTCGACGGGCAGGTGGAGAAATCGCTGGAGGAGCTGCGTTCTAAAGGACAGACTTATGAGCTGGAGGGAGCGACATGGCTCAAATCCACGGAGTACGGGGACGACAAAGACCGCGTGCTCGTGAAGAACGATGGCACGTACACTTATTTGACGCCGGACATTGCGTATCACCGCAACAAATATGATCGCGGCTTCGATCGGATGATCAACATCTGGGGGGCTGACCACCACGGGTACATTCCGCGGGTGAAGGCGGCTATGCAAGCCCTTGGCAACGATCCTGATAAGCTGACGGTATTGATTGCACAAATGGTCAGCCTGTTCCAGGACGGCGAGAAGGTGAAGATGTCCAAGCGGACAGGAAAGGCCGTAACGATGGTCGATTTGATGGATGAGGTCGGCGTCGACGCGATCCGCTATTTCTTTACGATGCGGAGCATGGATTCGCATTTGGATTTCGACATGGATCTCGCGATTTCTACTTCCAACGAGAATCCGGTTTATTACGTTCAATACGCGCATGCGCGTATTTGCAGCATTTTCCGTCAGGCCGAGGAGCAGGGGATTGAAATTCCTGCCATTCAGGATGTGAAGCTGAGCAAGCTGACTGCGGAGCACGAGTTCGATTTGCTGCGCAAGCTGGGAGAACTGCCGGAGGAGATTGGTCTAGCGGCCGAGAACTTTGCCCCGCATCGCCTGGTGCGTTATTTGTATGAGCTGGCAGCACTGTTCCACAGTTATTATAAAGCGGAGCGAGTCATCACGGAGGACGCGGAGCAGACGGCGGCGCGGCTGGCGTTGCTAGGCGCCGTTCGCACGGTACTGGCCAATGTGCTGAAGCTGATCGGCGTCTCGGCGCCGGAACGGATGTAG
- a CDS encoding DUF1934 domain-containing protein has protein sequence MPNWKPAIIVINSRQGDEVSEQRIKGESLIKGSAVYIRYTEPEPGPTGGTTRATVKISKDALKIMRHGEVESEQTFQQGRLLPGFYRSPYTRFNLSTDTKRLDSRLDGCYGVVTWEYDLLVHEEVTGHFIISLHIQEEV, from the coding sequence GTGCCTAACTGGAAGCCAGCCATCATCGTCATCAATAGCAGACAGGGCGATGAGGTATCAGAACAGCGAATCAAGGGCGAATCCTTGATCAAGGGAAGTGCCGTATATATTAGATATACCGAGCCTGAGCCAGGCCCAACGGGCGGTACGACGCGGGCTACGGTAAAAATATCGAAGGATGCGCTCAAAATCATGCGTCACGGCGAAGTGGAGTCCGAGCAGACGTTTCAGCAAGGGAGGCTGCTGCCGGGGTTCTATAGATCCCCGTACACGAGGTTCAATTTATCTACCGATACGAAGAGGCTGGACTCTCGCTTGGATGGTTGCTACGGCGTTGTGACCTGGGAATATGACCTGCTGGTTCATGAAGAAGTGACCGGACACTTTATTATCAGTCTACATATACAGGAGGAAGTTTAA
- a CDS encoding response regulator — protein sequence MEEKKVLIVDDQNGIRILLMEVFSSEGYKTFQAANGKMALEIVRSDSPDLVLLDMKIPGMDGLEILKHIKEVNPAIKVIMMTAYGELDMIKEATELGALRHFTKPFDIDEMRTAVNTELKGGAVL from the coding sequence GTGGAAGAGAAGAAAGTGTTAATTGTCGATGATCAGAACGGAATCCGTATTTTATTGATGGAAGTGTTCAGCAGCGAAGGTTATAAGACGTTCCAAGCTGCCAACGGCAAAATGGCTTTGGAAATCGTCCGCAGTGATTCGCCAGATCTGGTGCTTCTCGACATGAAGATCCCTGGTATGGATGGATTAGAGATATTGAAGCATATCAAGGAGGTCAATCCGGCCATTAAAGTGATTATGATGACGGCTTATGGCGAGCTGGATATGATCAAAGAAGCGACAGAGCTCGGCGCATTGAGACATTTTACCAAGCCTTTCGACATTGATGAAATGCGCACGGCGGTAAATACGGAGCTTAAGGGCGGCGCAGTGCTTTAA
- the fba gene encoding class II fructose-1,6-bisphosphate aldolase, with protein sequence MPLVSMTDMLNKALKGKYAVGQYNINNLEWTHAILEAAEEEKSPVILGVSEGAARYMGGFNTVVKMVQGLMEDLKITVPVAIHLDHGSSVEKCKEAIDAGFTSVMIDDSHSPIDKNIETTKAVVEYAHSKGVSVEAEVGMVGGQEDDVIGEVMYAKLEDCVRIVKETGIDTLAPALGSVHGPYKGEPNLGFKEMEEICNSVSVPLVLHGGTGIPLHDIKKAISLGTSKINVNTENQISFTKVVREVLAEKTEAYDPRVFLKPGREAIKQTVIGKIREFGSNNQA encoded by the coding sequence ATGCCATTAGTAAGTATGACAGACATGTTGAACAAAGCTCTTAAAGGAAAGTATGCAGTGGGTCAGTACAACATCAATAACTTGGAGTGGACACACGCGATTCTTGAAGCTGCAGAAGAAGAGAAATCACCCGTAATTCTTGGTGTATCTGAAGGTGCGGCACGTTACATGGGCGGATTTAATACCGTTGTTAAAATGGTACAAGGCCTTATGGAAGATCTGAAAATTACCGTTCCTGTAGCGATTCATCTTGACCATGGTTCAAGCGTTGAGAAATGTAAAGAAGCGATCGATGCTGGATTCACTTCCGTTATGATCGACGACTCCCACAGCCCAATTGACAAGAATATTGAAACGACGAAAGCTGTCGTTGAATATGCGCATTCGAAAGGCGTATCCGTTGAAGCTGAAGTAGGTATGGTCGGCGGACAAGAAGACGATGTCATCGGTGAAGTGATGTATGCGAAGCTGGAAGATTGTGTTCGCATCGTGAAAGAGACAGGCATCGACACGCTTGCGCCAGCACTTGGCTCCGTACACGGCCCTTACAAAGGCGAACCGAATCTTGGCTTTAAGGAAATGGAGGAAATCTGCAACTCGGTTAGCGTTCCGCTTGTTCTGCATGGCGGTACAGGTATCCCGTTGCATGACATTAAGAAAGCGATCTCCCTCGGTACTTCCAAAATCAACGTGAACACAGAGAACCAAATCTCTTTCACGAAAGTGGTTCGCGAAGTTCTTGCCGAGAAGACTGAAGCTTACGATCCTCGTGTGTTCCTGAAGCCTGGCCGTGAAGCAATCAAACAAACGGTCATCGGTAAAATTCGCGAGTTCGGTTCCAACAACCAAGCATAA
- a CDS encoding S8 family peptidase, which yields MDYAKLLRLLSNSIDTSGKSGRHIVRFLQPDHYNECLSQLLKYRRIYPALRSIRSSSLLQALFCSLRYPDSTFFEELGLLVESDSTISVHSSASSSKERATDIPWGVKRIGAPEVWSVSTGYRIRIGVIDTGADYSHPDLRYSLGRGIHLLNRASLPHDDNGHGTHIAGTIAAAGGAQGMIGVAPRSLIYPVKAFDHNGSAFVSDIILGIDWCVRSRMNIINMSFGMKSTSQALKNVVRKANEAGIVIVASSGNDKKQRTADYPAKYAQTISVGATNRDGKIASFSNSGPYIDIYAPGEKITSSWLGGGHREMSGTSMATSHVSGAIALLLAARPNLTPGEIKRRLRRTARPLSTSQARARSRPGEVSAVRLLRGKIERRGQG from the coding sequence ATGGACTACGCCAAATTACTGCGCTTGTTGAGTAACTCCATCGACACCTCCGGAAAAAGCGGGCGGCATATCGTCCGCTTCTTGCAGCCAGACCATTATAACGAGTGCCTCAGTCAGTTGTTAAAGTATCGGCGTATATATCCTGCGCTTCGGTCAATTCGCTCATCATCCTTGCTCCAAGCCCTGTTTTGTTCTCTAAGGTATCCCGATTCTACATTTTTCGAGGAGCTTGGACTGCTTGTCGAAAGTGATTCCACGATCAGCGTTCATTCATCGGCTTCCTCTTCGAAAGAACGCGCCACCGATATCCCCTGGGGCGTCAAGCGTATCGGAGCCCCCGAGGTGTGGTCCGTTTCAACGGGATACCGCATCCGTATAGGCGTCATTGATACTGGAGCAGATTATAGTCACCCCGATTTACGTTATTCTCTGGGCCGCGGCATCCATTTATTGAATCGGGCCAGCCTACCTCACGATGATAACGGGCATGGCACTCATATCGCCGGAACGATCGCAGCAGCTGGCGGAGCACAAGGAATGATCGGCGTTGCCCCTCGTTCATTAATATATCCTGTCAAAGCATTTGATCACAATGGATCAGCATTCGTCTCCGACATTATTCTCGGGATCGACTGGTGCGTCAGAAGCCGCATGAATATTATTAACATGAGCTTCGGTATGAAATCGACAAGTCAAGCACTCAAAAATGTTGTAAGAAAAGCAAATGAGGCCGGCATTGTCATTGTCGCCTCTTCAGGAAACGACAAAAAGCAGCGTACCGCCGATTACCCGGCGAAATATGCCCAGACCATTTCAGTCGGAGCTACCAACCGCGACGGAAAAATTGCCTCTTTCAGTAATTCAGGGCCTTACATCGACATTTACGCCCCTGGAGAAAAAATAACGTCCTCCTGGCTCGGTGGAGGGCATCGGGAGATGAGCGGTACATCCATGGCGACATCCCATGTCAGCGGAGCTATCGCCCTGCTGCTCGCCGCCCGTCCGAATTTGACACCGGGCGAGATTAAGCGCCGCCTGCGCCGCACAGCCAGGCCGCTCTCCACGTCGCAGGCCCGTGCCCGTTCAAGGCCGGGCGAGGTGAGCGCGGTGCGTCTGCTGCGCGGCAAAATCGAGCGGCGCGGGCAGGGCTAG